CTTGCATACAAGAAAAACACTATTAAGAACCAAAAACGAAAAAAGAAGGCGATGATTGAGCAACTAGGACTTACTTGCAGAAGACATGTGTACAAGGCACACATCTACTGCTCTCAAACAGAAGTGCCTGACATAGCATACAGCTAAAGGGCCCAAGCTTGAACGTTTGGGAGTCGTAACCAAACGGACACTTGGCAGGCACCGTTGCAGAATCAGTAGTAGAGTCCTCCTCCTTTTGCACTATTCCTTCGTTTTCAGGACATCCTTTACTCGCCACTTCGCCTTGCTTCCGAGCAGAGGCATCAGATTTGGAGAAAGGGCAGGCAGAAGCAGTAGTTTCGCCTTGTTTTCGAGCAAAGGCATCAGCTTTAGAGAAAGGGCAAGCAGAAGGTGTCGTGTCGGCTTGTTTTCGAGCAGAAGCGTCGTCGGGACGAGCAGCTTTGGAGAAAGGGCAAACAGAAGTCGTCATTGTGAAGATGATTCCAACAAACCCTACACATCAAAATAGAAACTTTCAAatccaaaatcgataaagatcGATTCTTCTGTAGCTAAAAACAAGAACTTCTGTAGCTATAAATTGAAGGGTTGACAACAATCTTGGAGAAGTGGAATTTCAGATATAGGTTCAGAGctaattagagagagagagagagagagatgtataTAAACCTGGGTTGGACTCAGATGTTCTATAGCTGCAATCGATGATCGAtggagattattattattattataaacttttgttttcttgtttctcAGAGTTTTTATCTGTTTCTCTGAGTCAGAAAGATTGAAGGAAGGATGTGTGGATTGTATTTGGGCCTTTTACTTTTCTTCATTGAAAATAGGTGTTTGGTTAAATGACACTTCTACCCTTTTAAATTATGACTGATTACTTATTTACTTTAATCATTATCCGGTCGGGAAATGGTTCAAACGATCAAGGGTTAGGAAGGGAGGGTGTCTAAAATTGGTTTAAATCGGTTTAATGGAACGAGCAACACAACTGATTCTTTTCCAGTTTTCCTGTAGTGCAACTGAATCGGATACGGTTTTCACCGGTTTGGAGATGGGTTGTGTGTTTTACAAAGATTATTTTATTGGTAACAGAGAACTATCAATAAACAGGATATTACATGAACATTTTGGTTTAGTGAAGGCTAAATTTGAAAATTGTTAATTAGAAAAGAGAAATTCTTACCTAACCAGCGACCTAAAGATTTATCTGTTTGTTTAAAACAATTACGGAAGCAGGACGCCACCTACCTTCTCTCCTGATAACAGTTTTTACTTTGAGATAATACTGCCAGATCAAAACAGATGTCAGTGATTTTTTTGCTCACCATGAGTCTGCTCGGACTGTTAAAGCATGAGGAAATGAATAGTCCTCatttttttatacatttctTGGGTCATAAGAGATCAAAATATTACATCCTGTTTTACCAAATATCCCCATTTAAAAGCCGAACGTACAAGCTGCATTAAAAAGTAAAGACTAAAGGGCAGAAGCCAAGAATACTACTCACATTGTGTGAAAACTCCCTACGAACAGTTTAGAATCCAGAAGCCATGACCACTCTGCACCATCAAAAGAACAATATGCCTCTAAGCCACTAGGCTAAAGACATTTTACATATATTCTGTGGATGGTTAAATCCATATTTAAAATACGGCCGCAAGCACTTGTTTCTTCTGCTTTGGCTCAGGGCCGTCTCTGTGGGTACCTCAAACACACAGGACTAAACCACACTATATGCTACTGCAGCTTTCCATAACCACATGCAAATTAGACTATCAAATGTCAATCAATCTGAGACGGTAATGGCATCTCTATAAGCTACAATGAtcatgtttattattatttaaccaTACATTTGTAGTTTTAACCATTCATCCTCAgtgaacaataataaaatttctcAGTTTCTTCCAATCCTTAGTGAAGAATCAACACCACCTTTTTGTACAGAAGCTGCAAAGAGTCTAGCAATCTCTATCTGAGTGTTGGCCATTATCTCCGTTCGTTTCAAATCCATCTCTCCTCTCTTCACCTCTGCTTCAGCTCTCATCTTCTCTATCTCTTTCATCGTCTCCATCCTCGCTCTCTCCGTTCTCATCACCACCTCTGCTAACCACCGTATGCTTCCAGCTATCTCCTCCTTCTCTTCCTTGTACCTTCTCCTTACTTTCTTCGGCCTCACCTTCGCTTTCTCTCTGCAGAGCACTGGCGTACTACTATCTGTATCCATCTCCGTCGCTCTCTCAGGTTTGTGATCGTCCTTGAATCCCTCCTCCTGCACAGAACGCTCATAAGAAAGTTGTCCAACACTGGGAAATAGGGAAAAGTGCATATTTTAACCTGAACTTTATCCATCGTGTTTATTCCTACCTGAACTTTGTAATAGTGCATATTTCATACCGAACTacataaaaactcaaaaaatactaCATGAACTTTAAGCGTTTGTCTTTTCCTTCACGAACTTTACATTAGTGCATATTTCATACCgaactaaacaaaaattcaaaaatactacaTGAACTATCAAAATCGtgcttatatatatagtgaCAATCAAAACTGTTAGTCATccgttaatttatcaaaatgacgttattttggaattttttgtaaaattaatcaTGACTGTGACTGAATCATTGGGAAAAGTGCTTATTTCAACCTGAACTTTACCCGTCGTGCTTATTTCCTCCCGAACTTTGAAGTGGTGGGTATTTCATACCAAATTACATAAAACTCTAAAATACTACATAAACTTTAAGTGTTGTGCCTTTTCTTTTCTGAAATTTATAGTAGTGCATATTTCATactgaattaaacaaaaaattcaaaaacactACATAAGTTCTCAAAATTgtgctaatatatatattaatcgtCAAATGTGTTATTCAACCATTAATCTATCAAACGATGTCGTTTTtgataaattctgtaaaatgtaaaatttaaaaatactatataacTCTCAAAAtcgtgtttatatatatatatatatatatatatatatatatattgacgtCAAAAATATTAGTCATCcgttaatttatcaaatgatgtcattttagataaattctgtaaaattaaaaattaatttttggaagGTTCAAATTCTCATACTGGTGGACAAGTAAGATCAGATTAATTACTAGACCAAAGTAAATTTCTTGTATAAATTTGTAAACAATAACtgatatttaagttttattttaatcaaataaatattatcaaagttttattgtttcagttttataaaaaaatatataatcactTATGCTTTagtttaactttaaaaattattattttataaatttagaccaattgttattaatttaaatatttactttatagTATTACTAAGAATTGAACTATATTGCAGAATTTTAGAATTTTGTGTTGGTTTGCCTTTAGGTCagaggcaaaaaaaaattgttttttataaattctctaaaatttaaaatttgaaaatactattGACAATCAAAGATGTTAGTCATCagttaatttatcaaaatgacgtcattatatatataagtacgATTTTGAGAGTTCAtgtcattttgaaaaattaaaaattaatatgtgaACAAGATTTTGAgagtttatgtaatatttttaaggCGTTTAAAAAcgtagtatttttaaattaaaaatgtagtatttttaaattaaaaatgtagtatttttaaattaaattttacagaatttattaaaaacaacgTTGTTTGATAAATTATTGGTTGAATAACATCTTTGatggtcaatatatataagagcaCGATTTTGAGAGTTCAtgtagtatttttgaatttttgtttagttcaATATGAATTATGCACTATTGTAAAGTTCgtgaagaaaaaaacacaacgtttaaaattcatgtagtattttttgagtttttatgcAGTTCGGTATTAAATACGCAATATTACAAAGTTCTGGTAGGAACAAGCACGATGAGTAAAGTTCATGTTGAAATAGGTATTTTCCCCCTGAGAAATAGGCCTGGGGTTTTTatttgaaccgaaccaaaattttcaGTTAGTTCGGTTAGTCCGGTTACGAGTTTGGTTCGATTTggtagtttttttaaaaatgattcaGTTTTCAATTCGATAATCGAttagtttgatgtttttttctaaaaaaattataaccaaatAATATCAATACCTGAACCGAACTAATCGAAATTGACCCAATATATCTGAAACTAAACCAATCTAACCGAAATCAAAAAGTTCTTTAAATAGGATTTTTAAATCTTGAACTAACCAAATCCCATACCGAACCGAACTAATCAAAAACTGAACCACCCAAACCGAATAACCCATACTAACCAAGCCGGGAGGTTACCGGGAAACATAACAAGATTGGTTTAGTGACCTTAATCGTGCCGACGCCGTTGGATCCGTGAGACATCTGAGCAGCAGGAGGTTGCTGCGGCGGATGAGTCACCGCCAGCGACGGAGGCTCGAGTAAGAGCAAAGGAGCAGAGCAATTCAGAGGCAGAACAGCCTGAGGCTGAGGCTGGACAGAGGTGGAAGCATTTCCGCGGAGGAGATGATCAAGACGAGAGTAAAGAGGCCAAGAGGATCCGTCGGCAGTTGCAGACTCAGAACGGTACCGTTTCTTCATGGACTCGATCTTGTTCTTGCACTGCGTCTGAGTCTTGGGAGACTTGCTGTGGCTAGCGCGTGAAGACACGTGTCTAGCCACGTCTTCCCAGTCTTGGCCCTTGAGCTTGGCTCTGTTCCTGAGTACCCATTTCGTCTCGTAGGCTTCGAGTAGACTCGACACAGCTCCTTCGCTCCATTCATCGCGTTTTAGCCTGTCAACGACGATGGAGGAAGTGGATGGCTTCTTGGGGGAGGAAGCGTCGTGGTTTGTGGTAAGAGGTTGGGGATGTTCTTGGTTAGAATCTCCGTCTTCCATGTATGGGCAGAGAGAGTGAAACAGAGAGCCAACACTCGAGAGAGTATATGatcaaaggagaaagagagtgGAGATGGGTTTTTTTAGCAATTTTTTAATGAACAATGTAGACTTTTTGAAGTGAATGGAGTTTAACAAACTGTGTCATAATGAGACTGTAGTCACTCGTTGATGTCTGTCTAAAAACTGACCAATGAGGTTGGGTACACGCGTTTCTTCCATCTTCAGTGGTCGTGACTTACAGCTAAAGAAACTTACAGGTTTATTTTATTCCAAATTTCTTCTTATACTTTACATAAGATTGCAAATGCATACACTGATgatatttattgtttattagATTATACTGTATATGACAATGACGGCAAATTTAGAAAGATtggtatttaaaattttaatgaaatagcATGAGTTTATTTTTAGGGGAATTGCATCATACAtccatcaaataaattataattcacCAACTATctaaaaatcatgttttttcaATATACACTGTATATATTATAGATTATTGTCGTATTATCCTTCTCAACCAACCGGTGGAAATCtactaacaaaaataattaaaaaatatataaaaaacttttAGCCACATCTTCTAATCCATCACCACCACTGTCACGTCTCTATTCCACCATCATTTTCCactgtctctctttcttctttcgaTTATCAACAAAATCATACATTTTCTTTTGTCACATAATTTTTCTCTTTCAATACTTCACCAAAAAGAACAATCAATTGTTCTAAAGAAGAAACAACGATGAAGTCATAGACGGTGAACACACACAACAgctctttcatttcttttccttttaaaaaaaaaatcaattgattctcacaatcatgcttttgttttcatacTCTGTTTtcgtttctgtttttgttttaaaaatccaGTGGTGAAGAACATACAATGATGAAAGCGTAGACGGTGAACACACACAACAATTCAttcatttttctccttttttttcttaaatcaattGATTCTCACAATTATGCTTTTGTTTACATACTCTGTTTtcgtttatgtttttattttacagatCCAGTGGTGAAGAACAACGACGACGAATCGGTAAAAGCATCATCGTGTCGGGAAAAAGAGAGGAGATGAAGACGATCTCTATATGATGGTGAAGAATAATGATGGTGAACGAAATGAATGTGTATCAGTCTgtctaaaaaaaagaattgaagaagatgaactcgCCGTCTATACTATATTTGGTGAAAtgaatagtatagtatatatattgttaagtATAGCTACCTATGTACGGTTACCATACTATTTGAGACATATTTCTATACTACtccttaaaaatgtaataatatgtcatgtttttaaatttgataggtCTCTTCTTTGTCATTTTGTGTGATTTATTGTAatatgaaattcatttttcgagtgttagacaaatttgattatttggaaCATTCGTTAAGATATGCAACATGCTAaccacactacaagaaaacaacggcatactgagggaaaaaatcgtcggtatgtcgtcggaataacgctattccgacgacataccgacgaaaaaagtcctcggaaataactcctcggaaattcatcttttctcggaaatccctcggaaatttccgacggaattccgaggaaatgaatttcctcggaatattccgaggatttttttcgtcggaaattcctcggaatattccgaggaatatgtcgtcggaatattccgagggatacacttcctcggaatatttccaaaattcaaaaaagaaattataaatttatttttttaaattgaaattcaaaaatataaaattaaaattgaaatagaaaaaatatttaaaatacaaaaaataataaaatagtttttataaataaaaaatgttttataaatacaaaattagttttaataaatataaatatttttatagatatgaaatcatctttttataaatacaaaatagtatttataaatacaaaaaataataaaatagtgtttataaatcaaaaaatgttttataaatacaaaattaattttaaaatatgaaatcatcttttataaatccaaaaacgaatttatatacaaagaacgttttgtatatttaaaaatagtttttataaatacaaaaataaaaaatagtgtttataaatcaaaaaaatgttttataaatacaaaattagttttaataaatataaatatttttataaatatgaaataatcttttataaatccaaaaatcaaatttatatacaaaaacgttttgtaaaatcgaatttatataaacgttttgtaaatacaaaaataataaacaatttataaaaaaattctaaatcaatttaacacaaccaaatcacaattctaaacctattacacaacaaatcacaatcctacccaatcgccctaacaaaaatctatcaaaaaacttctaaaatcatcaaatctacttaaaaacctaacaaataggacctaagagagtgggataaggtccttacatgatttgtaaaggaatggaaaggattcgccggagggatcgtcgcgagagaaggtggagaatgccggaaggagagagagatcgccggagaggaagaagagagaaatgaggaagaagagagaaatggggaagaagatgcggttcgagtttataaaaccttgggtctgacggatattttccgtcggaattccctcagtattttcagtttcaattttcgcgaaatatttggcggcttgtttgcccggttaaatgaaaatattccgaggaaattccgacggccacttaaatatccgtcggaatttccttggaatattttcattaattcgagataaagaatatcatgtgcatgtatttctattaatttatattgttcctcggaatttcctcggaatattccgaggaaatactgaggaactagtgtttggggtttcaaaacatcaattttttttgccgtatttcatttcttatacaattgtaatgcataccattgaagattttttgtatagatgagcataaaccatgaaataacaaatttcaaaacgaattgtaagtattacctttaccgttcattaaagtgtataagtgtttctcttatgttgtggggatttcgttcatacaatcggaaaagttaTTATTATAGGGtgatgaacaaatttttgacttcataatgaacataagacacttaataagggttatataggtgttattcaaaacgcaaaacgttgttttcggtttaaaaaccctatttcctcggaatttcctcggaatattccgagggaattccgaggaaacccttttcttccttataatttcctcggaatattccgaggaaattctgaggaactagtgtttgaggtttcaaaatctcgaatgtttttttataaacggatcgatcgatgtatttatgtccaaaaacgcatcgatcgatcactaagatggaccaaagcgtaacaatgtgatcgatcgatgagattatcccatcgatcaaggatatcaagtgttcctcggaatttcctcggaatattccgaggaaattctgaggaactagtgtttggggtttcaaaatctcgaatgtttttttataaacggatcgatcgatgtatttatgtccaaaaacacatcgatcgatcactatgatggaccaaagcgtaacaatgtgatcgatcgatgagattatcccatcgatcgatcaaggatatcaaatgttcctcagaatttcctcgaaatattccgagaaaattctgaggaactagtgtttggggtttcaaaatctcgaatgtttttttataaacggatcgatcaatgtatttatgtccaaaaacgcatcgatcgatcactatgatggaccaaagcgtaacaatgtgatcgatcgatgggtatatgtccaaaaacgcatcgatcgatcactagttcgtcggaatttcctcggaatattccgacggattgatgtttcctcggaattccgtcggtatattccgaggaaattccgaatttcctcggaaattccgaggatttcattttccgtcggaatgtccgtcagaataccgatgttttcttgtagtgccaaGTAAATGTGCTTTCAAGTGTTTAATAttggaaaataatttatagattgtatttgaGTTTATAGGTTTCTGCCTAGGGTTTGGATTTACTAAGTAAAGGTTTGGGTATAGTAAACCATTTTATATACATTCTTTTGGGTTTATACttccttgattagggtttagcttaatctatttatttaggtttagagtttagggtatatttggattagggtttagtgactagaatttagggtttagtatttagaaggtgaggGGGTATGGTTGGGATCAACATTAACTTCTTTCATGCAATCATAGAcattatatttgagtttagatTTAGTAACTAGTGAGTTTGTTTaaggtttaatatttaaatggGTAGTATGGTTTATGATTTtgtgattaagatttagggtttagtatttgaaAGGTGAGGGttgagttttgggtttagtgataagagtttaaggtttaatatTTAAAGTTGAGTGTGAATCAGTCATTCTATACTATTTATAAGTTCTATACTATTTGAGACAATAGTTttatactatttattaaatatgtaaTAATTTGCCATGTTATAGGTTCCTTGTTAGGGTTTAGATTATCtaatattgaaaaatagtttatagattgtatttgggtttataggttcctggttagggtttatatttactAAGTAGAGGTTTGAGTATAGTAGTCAGTGATTTTATGTGGGTTTATTATGTATAGTTCTTACCGCATCTTGGGTGTTGTACTATGTCACTGAGATAAAATTGTACACTTGCAACATATGATTAAgattatatttgagtttagatTTAGTAACTAGAGGGTTTGtctagggtttaatatttaagtGGGTGGGGTAGGATTTAATATGTATGTTCCATAATATGGctgataaattttaaatatatagtaaaacagttataagttatatttgatttataatttacTGATTATACAATATAAATTTACTAATTAGATGTAAAAAAACAGTGATGTCGATGATTTTAACACTGTCGTTGTCAATAATGTGCACTAAATTTTAGCCACATCTCATTTTGTTGACatcatatttaaatatcttattcaccatatatttttttggccACATCATCTCTAACAACACAAAGTCACTGGATGATTACACGAAGAAATCGTAGAACTAGATAATAAATGacataaatgttaattattacattatgtcaaaatcaattaCATGCTCTTAATTTATTTTGCAATCTTAGACATCTAGCaaattctctcttctttttagttgcaaatctgttttttttttctccatagAAATATCAATTGAGTTACACTTGCTTCACATAAATTAGTGGAACAACCCGCCACAATAATGTGGGATAGAATAAATCCAAGCATATGAAAGTGGGCAAACCATTGAAAATAGGttttactttcttgtttatTTGTCAACTTCAAATagggtttctttttcttttaccaaCAAATAAAAGTGTTAAacttttgtatcttttttttttgtcaaaagggTTGCTGATAATGATTTTATatcgaatttttttaatattttatgcttttattcaTCCAAAATCTTTACTTTTTAtttgctttttcttttgggtGTATGTATGGTGGAGTCAGTCTGGCTGTTAGCGTTGATGTCAAGCCAAACCGCAAAACCCATTTATCAaaagagagatggagagagagagagagatggtatGGGACAAATGGTAGTGGGGTTTACTCGTGTCGCTCTCTCATCCTTTCTATCTTTCACTCTTTTTCTTCTCTGGAAGATCCTATATTCGGTGTTCTACTTATTATAACTTGAAAGTGTACATAGTATCTTGcaaatatttatgagattttCGGGTTATTGATCTAACAAACAATGCTAGCTTTCTCATTATAGCACATGTCTTAACTTGTATCTAATTCCCATGTGTTGCTGGAAGGTATGCGCGTGAATATTGCTTAAGATGCTTAAGTTGAGATCTTCAAAAATGTGTGTTTCAGTTTTATTTCCTACAAGaatctgatatatatatatatatatatatattacgtaCATCATAATGTTTGAATGAAGATGTTAACTTATATAAAATCAATCATAACCAGTTGACCAATCTAATAAACTATGGTTGAGTACACCACTATATGAAAATTCAGTTGAAACTTTTGTTGCTTTGTGTTTGCATGTCAATCTCTGACCTCTTCATTAGTCACTTGCATCATTGAGGACCACACTTTACTTTCACTTGTGTCAGAAGTGAATGCAACACTTGTAGTTGTAACAGAGAATAGCAAATGAAAATTTAGAGTAGAAAGATAATACGAAATATCTTTAATGtataatgttttcaaattcaagaAGTCTAAAAAGCGATAGATAGATAACACGGAATCaacccaaaaacaaaacacattcTCACGCACAGATTAAATTAGGTGCATGTTTCACGTGAAATGCCGAGCCTGGAATTGGGAAGGTCGATGAGGACACGGTGGTTCTGTTGCTGCATGCTAGCAATGACGTTAAGGACGGAGTTTACGTTGTTCGGAGCTGCGGCCATGGCGAGACAGCTTGTGCTACCGGAGGAGCTGTGGATGAGAAGATTGTCCGGAGGCAGAGTCACGTTCATTCCCGCGAACATAAAC
The window above is part of the Brassica napus cultivar Da-Ae chromosome C8, Da-Ae, whole genome shotgun sequence genome. Proteins encoded here:
- the LOC106411979 gene encoding trihelix transcription factor ASIL1-like isoform X2, translating into MEDGDSNQEHPQPLTTNHDASSPKKPSTSSIVVDRLKRDEWSEGAVSSLLEAYETKWVLRNRAKLKGQDWEDVARHVSSRASHSKSPKTQTQCKNKIESMKKRYRSESATADGSSWPLYSRLDHLLRGNASTSVQPQPQAVLPLNCSAPLLLLEPPSLAVTHPPQQPPAAQMSHGSNGVGTIKEEGFKDDHKPERATEMDTDSSTPVLCREKAKVRPKKVRRRYKEEKEEIAGSIRWLAEVVMRTERARMETMKEIEKMRAEAEVKRGEMDLKRTEIMANTQIEIARLFAASVQKGGVDSSLRIGRN
- the LOC106411979 gene encoding trihelix transcription factor ASIL2-like isoform X1 codes for the protein MEDGDSNQEHPQPLTTNHDASSPKKPSTSSIVVDRLKRDEWSEGAVSSLLEAYETKWVLRNRAKLKGQDWEDVARHVSSRASHSKSPKTQTQCKNKIESMKKRYRSESATADGSSWPLYSRLDHLLRGNASTSVQPQPQAVLPLNCSAPLLLLEPPSLAVTHPPQQPPAAQMSHGSNGVGTIKVTKPILLCFPEEGFKDDHKPERATEMDTDSSTPVLCREKAKVRPKKVRRRYKEEKEEIAGSIRWLAEVVMRTERARMETMKEIEKMRAEAEVKRGEMDLKRTEIMANTQIEIARLFAASVQKGGVDSSLRIGRN